The stretch of DNA AACAAAAGTAGGATTAAACGAATTGCCATATTATAGCCATGAAAAATGCATGGAAACTGCAAATTTGCCCATTACATTAAACGTATAACATAAAATGCTTAATTAACCTTATGGAGGTGGAAAAATTGAAAAGAGGATTTCTTTTTTTATTTGCAATAGCATTTATTTTCTCATTTGATATAAGAGCCCTTGCAGATGAAGGTCATTCCCATGACCAAAATATTAAAAAGGCAGCAGAAAACTTCAAAAACGGAAAAAGCAATGAAAATGAGAGTATGAATCATGATAGTGGAAGCGATATGGAAGGGATGGATCATGGCAGCGGAAGTGATATGGAAGGAATGAACCATGACAGTGGAAGCGACATGGAAGGGATGGATCATAGCAGTGGAAGTGATATGGAGAGTATGAACCATGACAGTGGAAGCGATATGGAAGGAATGGACATGGAAAGCGAAAGCAATGGTGAGAGTCATGATCATCATAAGTCAGTCGTTGAAACACCTCCAAATTATAAGATTTTAGGAACATATGGAGCTGTAAACCTGTCATTTATCATAATCGGTGTTTGGAATAAGTGGTTTAGAAGGAAGGGTGAATTAAACAATGGCAATGCCTGAGAAAAAATTAAAACCAGAAAAGGAACCTTTTGACCTTCTAACAATACCTGCCGTGAAAAAGTTTGTTAATAGCAAATGGTATCCTGGCATCTTTCAATGGATAGTTATCTTTGTATTTTCAGTTATTGTTTATGAATTAGTGATGGGTACCGTTGACCCAAGTAAAAACTTTGGTACAACCATGACATGGGTGTTATGGTGGCCAATCATTCCTATTCTATTTTTAGTAACCGGCCGCTTCTGGTGTGCCATCTGTCCATTTGGTAAATTAAGTGATATTGTTCGTAAATTTGTTGGCAGTAAAAGGCCAATGCCGAAGTTTTTAAGAAAATATGGGATTTGGCTCATTGACTTATTCTTCATTGCGATCACTTACAGTGACCACGTATGGGGAATTGTAGAGTCACCACGGGGATCAGGTTATTTATTACTATTACTTGTAACAATGGTTGTTGCGACTTCTGTTTTCTATGAAAGAAGAACATTCTGTAAAACGTTATGTTTCCTTGGCGGTCTTGCTGGAAACTATTCGCGGTCTGGTGCTTTAAAAGTACAGGCAACTCCTGATATTTGTAAAACATGTAAAGTACAATCCTGCTACAAAGGAACGGAAGGCGTGGAAGGTTGTCCAATGTTCCAGTTTCCACGAACAATGGAATCTAGTGCAGAATGTAATATTTGCGGTAACTGTGTGAAAAACTGTCCAAACAACTCAGTGAAAATTACAACTAGAATTCCGACAAAAGAATTATGGGGCTTAAAAAATCCGAAGCTTGAGCATGCCTCCCTAGCAGCTGTTATTATGGGGATCGTATTCGTCCAAAATATCACAATGCTTGAACCTTGGCAGAAAATTTTAAGTACAATTGGATTAGTTACTCGTACGACCAACTATAATGTTAATTTTACAATAGCTTTTATCATTGCCATGGCATTACCGATTCTATTATTATTA from Bacillus sp. SLBN-46 encodes:
- a CDS encoding 4Fe-4S binding protein; protein product: MPEKKLKPEKEPFDLLTIPAVKKFVNSKWYPGIFQWIVIFVFSVIVYELVMGTVDPSKNFGTTMTWVLWWPIIPILFLVTGRFWCAICPFGKLSDIVRKFVGSKRPMPKFLRKYGIWLIDLFFIAITYSDHVWGIVESPRGSGYLLLLLVTMVVATSVFYERRTFCKTLCFLGGLAGNYSRSGALKVQATPDICKTCKVQSCYKGTEGVEGCPMFQFPRTMESSAECNICGNCVKNCPNNSVKITTRIPTKELWGLKNPKLEHASLAAVIMGIVFVQNITMLEPWQKILSTIGLVTRTTNYNVNFTIAFIIAMALPILLLLGTAKLASFLGMEGTIKKNFTRFGYAIIPLDLAGHLAHNLFHIFTEGKAVWFNSIRLFGIEANSASLSLASTPTVQMIQYIVILIGLVGTCYVVYRMGKKTAFKAMLPYYVLMIVLAITNIYLFSLPMMHRV